GTCAAGCATCTGGTCAGCCTTGGCCTCCATGCGCGCGAACGCCGCCATCGCGCCCTCGGCCTTGTCGGCACCCGAGCTGAACTCGTTGACCTTGGCCTGCGTCTTGGCGACGGCCGTCTTGGCCTTGATGGCCTCACGGCGGCCGTTGAGCGTCTCGATGTCGGTCACGAGCTTATCGTGCATCTCGCGCATCTTCGTGGCGTTGGCGTGGGCGGCGGCATACGTGGCCTGCAGCGTCTCGGCCTTGGCAGCAAGCGTCTGCTTCTTGCCGAGGAACACGCGGGCATCTCCCTCGTTGCCAGCCTGTAGGGCGCGCTTGGCCAGATCCTCGTAGCGCGCCATCTCGTCCTTGTTGTCGTCGACCAGGCGCTTCGTGCGCGCCTCCTCCGCCATGACGGCAGCCGTCTCCTGCTTGACCTCGGCAAGGTTGTCCGTAAGCTCGCGCAGGTATTGATCGATCATCTTGGCGGGATCCTCGGCGCGGTCGAGCAGATCGTTGATGTTGGCCTTGATAATGTCGGTGAAACGATCGAGAATGCCCATCTGTGTGCTCCCGTCTGGCGCCTCGGCGCCTCGCTCGCGTGTCCGCTGTTTGCACGCACGCTTTCTCTTGTACCCGCCCGGCGGCACAACCTAACTTCTACGCTAGGTTGAAGACGCGCCCTACTTTGGGCCGTCTGCCTTGTCCTCGTCTCTCTTCTCGTACTTCTGCGCAAGCTTCTCAGCGGCGTCGTCCGCATCCCCGAACTTCTCGAGCGGCGTCTTGAGGATGTCCTCCGTGCGCTTGTGCTCGCGTTCGCGCTGCTCGTTGCGCCGATGCACGATGATGACAATCGCACCGGCCACGATGACAACCGTCACGCAGATAACGATGGGCACGACCGGCGACTTCTGCACGGTCATGATGCGCTCGCCCGTGTCCGCGAAAGCCCGGGAGAATATCTCCTCCTCACTGATGGAGGTATCGGCGTAGTAGCGGTCGAGGTAGTCGCCCAGAATGGTGATGGCCTCGTCGTCCATGATGGTCTTGGCCTGCGAACCCATCGCATAGCCGCAGTTGTAGCCGCCGAAGCCGTCGTCGCAAAAGACAAGCAGGAAGTGCGCCTCGTCGCTGAACAGCTCGTCGTAGAGCTGCTCGGCACGTGCCTGCAGGTCGGAGATCGACGTCGTCTCGCCGTTGGGCAGAATGTAGACGTAGGGCCACACGCCCGTGTCCTTGTAGAACGACTTGAGACCGCTTTCAAGCTTTGTGGGCTGATGGATCCAGTCGCCATCCGCGTCGGTGTAGTAGCCACTCTGCTCGGCAGCCGACGAAGGCAGGGCCTCGCGCTCAACCGTGGACGTGGCGATGCTCCCGCCCGAGCCTCCCGAACCGCCAGAGCAGTTGGGCAGGCCTACGACAATGCCGATGACAAGCAGCACGACGAGGATGACCACAAGCGCGTTGAACCCGCTGCCGCCGGAGCCAGAACCGCCTGACCCCGAGCCGCCCCGGAAGCTGGGACCGCCGCCTAAGCCGCCCGGACCACCACTCCTGTGGGAAACGATGACCGTGCGTGGAGCGCCCCAACCGAATCCGCCGAACGAGGGCCCGTGGCCACCGCCCGAAAAACCGCCACCGCCGCTACGCCCGCCGCTACCGCCGCCCGAGAAGCCGCCCGAGGCACGACCTCCTCCGGAAAAACCTCCCGAAAAGCCGCCACCACCTGAGAAACCGCCGCCTCCGCCGCCAGACCTACCCATGGGCATCCCCACTTCTCACAGGCCGTCCGGGGCCCACGCACCGGGCGAGCACACACTTTGTCGTACGGCTATCGTTCTTCGTGTACCCCGCCGAGCAGCGGATCGCGCGGCAAACTGTGATCATCCACAGGCGCCACAGAGGGGCAGATCGTCAGCCCCGCAGCAACCGGCCCCTCGGAGCCCCGCATCAGACGCTGCCACCCAGCAGCGGGTGTCCCCTGACCCTACCCCTGCGTCCCAGCCAAGAAGATGCAGGGATCGACGCATATCTCGGGATATGCCGCGCGGAACGACTCGTCATAGGTGACGATGCGCGCCGCCCCTATCGATTCCGCCGCCGCAACGACAAGATTACGCTCAAAGTCGCTCAGACGCGGCCACAGCTCTCGGGCCCGTTCGCATTCCCGTTGGCCGATGCTGGCAACCCGCGCCAGGTCCATGACGTGCGTGACCGCCGCACGTGCGCATGCCTCAAGAGCGCGGGGGTCGGCCTCGGGCAGTGGGGTCACCACCGCACAGGCGCTGCGCAATGCCCGGGGAAGCATGCGATCCAGGCTGGCCAGTGTCGAGGACGCGACCCAG
The window above is part of the Coriobacteriia bacterium genome. Proteins encoded here:
- a CDS encoding PspA/IM30 family protein — its product is MGILDRFTDIIKANINDLLDRAEDPAKMIDQYLRELTDNLAEVKQETAAVMAEEARTKRLVDDNKDEMARYEDLAKRALQAGNEGDARVFLGKKQTLAAKAETLQATYAAAHANATKMREMHDKLVTDIETLNGRREAIKAKTAVAKTQAKVNEFSSGADKAEGAMAAFARMEAKADQMLDQATAQAELSQKPADRAAELEAKYAAAGNTQAVDDELARLKQEMGL